ggagcaatcattagaacacatgctttgggggtgtttttctgcacatgggacagggcgactgcattgtattaaaggtcacattcttcctgatcccattttttaaacactagttagtgtgtaatgttgctataatagcataaataatatctgtaaaacgataaagctcaaagttcactgccaggtgatatattttctttaatagaattcctctttcaaagcctacagcgaacagccggtttggactacagccctctacttcctgctttaatgacgtcagtaaaacagttcgttgactaaactccgcccacaggaatacgtcagtcaccagctttggctcaaacggctctgctaagctaagctgtgcgaatcacaacacattaaacaaactacacaatcagaactcgatacgcagataagtcaattgtgtgaaaaataccgccttttttacacgtgaaacatggacacatgttatattgctcactataaacacaatcaaagtttCAAAAACagagaacgggagctttaagaagaggatgaccggggccatgtattgcgagattttggggaataACCTCcttcagttagagcattgaagatgggtcgaggctgggtcttccaacatgacaatgaccagaagcacacagccaggacaaccaaggagtggctcggtaagaagcatatcaaggttctggcgtggcctagtcagtctccagaccttaacccaatagagaatcttggaagggagctcaaactccgtgtttctcagcgacaggccagagaagatctgtgtggatgagtgggccaaaatccctcctgcagtgcaAACCTGgcgaaaaactacaggaaacgtttgacctctgtaattgcaaacaaaggctactgtgcCAAATATAACAattgattttctcaggtgtttaaatacttatttgcagctgtatcatacaaataaatagtttaaaaatcatacattgtgatttctgtttttttttttttagattatgtctctcacagtggacatgcacctacgacgacaatttcagacccctccatacacctttaaattaaaagattttaagaTTTACATTACAGTAAAGTCTTTCAAAACTTTTGACCGGTAgtgtacatacatacatacatacatacatacatacatatcgAGACAtattagagatgcaccaatGTATTGTGCAAATAATTGGTATCGGTGGATAAAAGCAAttttacaaacacatacatacacCCACCCACTCCCAATTTTGAGAAAGACATTGCTGAGGTCAAGAGTGGAGATGTTTTCGGGTCCTTAaaggttttgatttttttctgtctGCAAAGACCTAAATATGGTGcctgatatttttctttaacttaaaatataaagATTTGATTAAGATCCAGCAGATATAAGTCTGGCATCGGGGCCTGTTGAAGCAGGTCTGGATTATTCTAAAATTTCAGTCCTCAACATGTGTAATCTGATACTTCGCTATTAAAGtatttcaaaactatatttacTTGTTAATATATACTCTAGTTGTGTTTAAGAGAGTAAGAGTTACGTGATTAAAAGGTTAAAGTTGTTTAAAGAAGCTATCATTTGATACATGTACACATTTTACAATAGTTTGCTAAAAGCCCCAAAGCTCAGTGCAGACATTCAAGAACCACCCTGAAAACATAAGCCAGATTCATGTTTATATTGGTGTATGAGAACCCTGAACCAAATTGCATTAGTACTACAGCATATCTACGGTAAAATTACTCGCTTTAACTATTATGTATTTCAACATCAAACAAAAAACTCTTTGTTTTTGGAAAAAATTACACTGGTAACTTTACAATAATGCTGTATTTGTTGACAATTAGTTCATGTATTAGCTAACAACGAGAAATACTTCTCtggcatttattaatcttagttcatgttaattctGGCATTTACTATTACATTAACAAAATCAAgtgttgtaactgttaacataaatgaatgcaccatgaaccaACCTGGATAACTGCATTGACATTAACTAATAGAATTAATACaaactatattgttcattgttcgttcatgttagttaatgcatatactaatgttaactaatagaACGTCATTGTAAAGTGGTACCACTACATTTACAATAGCAAACAGAAGTAGCTGGAAAGCGCAGGATATCATACAGATACCTTTCTCACGATTGTAAACGAAAGGCCTGAGGGAGACAGCGAGAAGCAAGgaacaaaataaaagaaaatgtgtCAAGACTATACATTTTCTTAACTGAACTTAATTTTACTTAGTATAAATAAGTGGTGACAAATACATCCAGCAATCTGACGACCACTGTATGTTGTAAAAAAATGGTTGTCACTACATCAAGGAGAGTTTTGGTATTGTTCTTGTATGGACACAACATGAAGAAGCAACATTATCCTCGGCTCCTTTGTAAAGAGGTTTGTAATGAGCCTGTAATGAGCTCATGTAAAATGCAGGGGAAGATCATCTATCTCACCCAGAGCAGTGGACCCACAGCACTAAACTGACATATTGGCCTACTGTATAGCCCCCTATCTCAAACATGCATACATTAGGACCAAAGGCTTTTATTGGGACATATCCCAGGTGTTTATGAAAGAACTATTCTTAGCAACACATTCCTACTTCTGTTACAATCCCAAAAAAGTAATTGATTCTCAGGAAAAACATAAAACTTCATACATTGAATGCACTGTTAGTCATATTGGATTATAGGGTCTACCAAATGGGTAAATATAAAGGTACTGTAAGCTGCTTAGACAGTATGAAGATCTCTGTGAACCACTGGACATCAAATCATGTTAAAGTGCTTTCATCATGTATAAAAACGGATCTAACTGATCTCACTTTAAATTATTAGGAGAATAAGAAACAGCATTCTAAACCAGATGATTGGAAATTTGTACAATACATGATATGAGTGGAATCAGGTACTGTATTATCTACCTGTGATTAGGTTATGGGCTGGTATGAGATtttggcggtatgataaccttaagCATAATTACCACGGTTTCacggtgttgcggtattgctaaaattttattttcaaatgtctgtgtaaaacaaacaacttttcaactggacacaacacattttatttttaagcaacatacaacatgtacagtatgccaggtaaaaataaagcttttaaattataatattctgtctaaaaaatatattttgtaatatgTACTGAATGTAAACAATAACTCAACCACATAAAATAATCAATTAATTGtgtgtaaacacagctcatacatTGGAAATTGTATCACAGAAAATTTTAGGGGTTTTGAAAACTTGACTTGGTATTCCTCGAAACCGGTAACTAGTAGTCCATGCCTACCTGTGATGATCCTACTTAATTGACAGTGTCGATGCTTCTTAATTGACCATGGTCTTAATCAATACTAGTCCAATTTACAATACACAATATATACAACATTagtacacactcacacacaacTATTCTTAAGCTTTATAGCCCCTTTCACGAACTGCAACGCTTTATTTTGCTACCtttaattgttgttgttgtttttttttaattctatgATGCTTTAATGGTCAAGCCAGCATTCTTGATATAGCTCTACTCCAACAATGCATACAAATGAGTAAACTGGTTATTTGTGTTTGGCAATGACGTCTAGTGTTTCTAGTGTCAGTCTGAGGACAAATTTTGTATAAGCAGAGAGTCATAAGCGACCATGACCGCGGTGTAAGTCTTATCCCAACCTGAACTTACGCCTGAAGCAACCTTTCCAGCGCAGCCTTTCCAGCGCAGGGGGCGTTTTGTATAAACATTGCCTTAAAATCTTGTAAAACCCTTACAGCTTTGACAAACAAACATTGCCAGAATACgatgtatttatataaaaaatgctttaaaaataaaaaatgcacatCAGGAATGCACTTACCTGTTACAAACAGTTTGTTGATACACAGTTAATTGAAATGATTCCGCAGGTCAAaagttgttgtggttgtttttgTTGCCAGGTGACTGCAGATGAATTTAACTTGCACGCAAATATAAGCTAGCGTCTGTTAAAATCGTCTATTGTTTGGTTCtgttttaaacagtttaaacaatTTTGTAGAATGTGCTAGCTGTTCATGATTTCCAGTGTGTCTCATCAGACGCAACCTCACCATCCCTTCATCTCCCAGGCACTCCACTCTTTACTTTTCCAACATGCCCGCTTTTTTCCAAACATTACGGTCATTTATGATAACTTCCGGGTTGCAGGATCTGGACCGAAAACCCTTCTAAAATCTTTTGCACATAGCACCATTTACATACCCGAGCTATTCATCACAACCAATATAAATAATCAatcaataaacatttttttatatttgcagTTTCCAAATGTATAAACAGAGAATCCTTGAAAACATGTCACAGAAGCTGTCTATGACTGGACATACCACTGGCGGTATGTGATTTGTTGTAGTGGCGTATAGTTAGTGTAGTTTTTATGTCATTTGTATTAACCTCTTTACTTCCAAGAAAAACTACATTTCCCAGAAGACACTTAACCACAGGTGCCGCTGCAACTTGCCTCGTGAAGGGTGACCTCCGAATTGCGAGCAGAGGAGTTACTGTCATTCTGAACGACCGAACCAACTGAAAATGGTAGGAAAAGATAATACTTTAATttgcatttataaataaagtttgcaTTTCACGTGTCAATACGGATCGTCGTGTTGTAGGAAAATAAGTTAAGGCTATGAAGAAGAAATCAGAAGTTTGACTTTGAGACTTCAGAAGTAGCCGGTAGACTAACATGCATTAACAGTTACTTTGTTAGTTGCTTAATCAGTGCACATAATTCATTGCACAATCGCCTTTTAGAATGTAACAATCGATCATTTGTAACTGCTTGTGATTCCTCTTATCATCATTTTTGCAATGTACTGTACTTGAACTTCAGTCTTGAAATGTAATACCTTTGTACAAACAAACCAGTGTACAAAGCAGTTCAGCGTTTCTGTTTATACAGTAAAGCATTTACAATAATTTGCAGCAATTTTACAGTGGTATTAAGCGGTTATTGATTACACTGAATGGAGGAAAGTCACCTAGTTTATAAATATCCCACACACCATGCCAATCTGAGGTCTTGTAAAGTATGCCAGGACATTTCTATTTATGTTCTTCTAACCTTTATTAACCTTATAAACTTTGTCCTTTTTATCATTGGCCACATTGTTGGCTACATTTCCTTCTGCAGCTTGCTCATttgatttataatttataatctTTCTCTTTGTCAGGCTGAGCCTATTAAAGTCCTGGTCACTGGTGCGGCAGGGCAGATAGCCTATTCTCTGCTGTTCGGCATTGCCAAGGGAGATGTCTTCGGCAAAGATCAGGTAGAACAGGATTTGTCCTAAACAATATGCGTCACATCCTATTCAGGACTAATTCCAGGAAAAGGCAACATATGTGTCTTCTTCACACCCACAGCTATTATAGAGTTGACAAGTAGAGATCATAAGTAAATTGTGAATTATGTCATGCACTatgcacaaatgtcttttttctttatttagcCGCTTATTTTGGTTATGTTGGACATTACCCCCATGTTGCCTGTACTGGATGGTGTGGTTATGGAGCTGCAAGACTGTGCCCTCCCACTTTTGAAAGGTACACATTTACATTATGCATTTAGAAGATGtatttatccaaagcgacttgcggtacacaaagtacatttttattacatacattttatcattttacCCTCAACTTTTGTGCTGCAAACTCactgctctaccaattgagatAAAGCAACACATCCTAATTGATTGTCTGTATGATCCCCGGCTGAAAGAATAGCTTacacagacaaaaaaaaaattccagacTGACCTGAGTAAGAACTGACTTATTTCAATCACATACAGTATTATACCCCTGGCTTTACCTTTGTGTTCCAGAGGTCATCTCAACTGATAAAGAGGAAGTTGCATTCAAAGATTTGGATGCTGCCATCCTGGTGGGCTCCATGCCAAGGAGAGATGGTATGGAGAGAAAGGACCTGCTAAAGGCCAATGTTGCTATTTTTAAGTCCCAGGGAGCAGCACTTGACAAATATGCCAAGAAGACAGTCAAGGTGAATAATAGGCATTTTGTTTTAGGTGGATGgctaaaatgtataatatattgtatAGAATTTATAATTCTGTAATATATGATTTTAATAGTTCTTGGTGTGGttttacagacaaggcttagctgaagccaggactaggccttagtaaaatttaagatgtttaagcatcttttattaACATGCTTTGGAAAATAATGTTACTGTCTGTGAAACCGGAGGAATATAACTTTAATATTGGACCGTGATATTTCTAGTTCTTGGAAACATTTTGGACACAGTAAAGCTTATAAGCTTACTTTTTCCAGTTTATACTTAATTTTTATGTGAGCCATAGACATGGCATGGTTTCTTTCTGTTTTGGAGTGTCTGTGTCTTAATTCAGAGCTTGGCTAGTTGACAAATTCTGTAACTTTTCAAAGGCTGCTTTTAAAACATGACTATATCAGTAAAGAACTGGTATGAAATGCTATAGGAAAATTATGGGGAATTTAATAttctttacatttaaaaaattctgcacaaTGGTTATTACACCATCAGTGAGTTTGATTCGTTTAACTTTTTATTAATCAATTTTGTCTTGTGTATCACCTCTTCTTAACTGTTTCAACTAAAGCCAATAAcatgtaatattttatattttcctaTATTTTACTTCAAGGTTCTTGTTGTTGGCAACCCAGCTAACACCAACTGTCTGATTGCGGCTAAATCTGCTCCCTCCATCCCCAAAGAGAATTTCTCCTGTCTAACACGCCTAGACCACAACAGGGCTTGTTCTCAGGTAAGAACATCACTGTGCTGGATCATGAattttattaaagtaatttattgCTGTTACTTAGTTTTACAACAGCATGGCATCACTAGTATAAACTGTGAATTGATTACACAACAGTTCTTTCACTAAAATCATAACTCGTATGCACAGAGAGGTGAAAACGATCAAAGTAATACGTTAATTTTAGTTGTACTCTACAATGTGTCCTCCAGGTGGCAATGCGCTGTGGCATTACAGCAAACTGTGTGAAGAATGTGATCATCTGGGGAAATCACTCCTCTACACAGTACCCTGACGTCCACCACTGTAAGGTGAATGTGCAGGGAAAGGACGTGCCTGCCTTTGATGCTGTGAAGGACGATGCCTGGCTGAAGGGAGATTTTATTTCTGTAAGTGCTGTCTAGGTTGACATCCTCATCCTGTGGAGGTCACTGTTGGCCTACTTAATGTGCCATGCTAGTTATGTGCAAGCAGATATATTGCCAATGTTAATCAGCCTTTGTGTGCATGCAATATGCTTTTTGATTTTACAGATAATACAAATGATAGTCTGTGTGAAACATACATTGAAAATAGGCCATACATTAGGAAAAACGTTTTCATAATTAGGCTTTTCATCCGGTTAAATCTAGGTATACAAAATTGGTTGGTTTCATCTTTTTacttacaaaaataaattttgcaATTGGATCAATGTTAATACTAGTTATATTGCCATGATTATAAATATTTCGATTTCAAttacttttaaagggatagttctttaaaaaataacaatcatttacttacttaccttcatgttgttacaaacctgtatacatttcttttgttCAGCTGAACCATACAGGACGATATTTTTGAACGGTGTTTGTAACCAACCTGGTTTTAAGCACCATTGACCTCCATAgtagtattttttcctactatggatgtcaataGTTCTTCTGTTTCCTGCTTTATTCCTCTACAAAGAAATATGTTAAAGGcacagtgtgtaatttttaaaataatctcttgacagaaatgcaaaataatatacaaaactatattatatggGGTGCATAAAGaaatttttataatgaaccgttatgtttttattaacttaaaatgatacgtttttatctacatacacagagggtccccttacttggaagtcgccattttgtgccgccatgtttctacagaagcccttaacggacaagcTTTTTTTTctaagttgtctccgttgatgacatgtttttctggtgacggctaccatagcttctctgtgtttcaaaatcgaggggtgagcagtggactgagccgttggttgcaattcgcaatcttaccactagatgctgctaaaatgtacacactgcacctttaaaacttgTAACAACCTGAGGGAGTTAATAAAGACAAGGGTTATAAAGACaagggtttttttttctttctttttttttaactattttattTCTACGGTGCAGCAGCGTGGCGCTGCTGTCATTAAGGCAAGGAAGCTT
This is a stretch of genomic DNA from Misgurnus anguillicaudatus chromosome 7, ASM2758022v2, whole genome shotgun sequence. It encodes these proteins:
- the mdh1ab gene encoding malate dehydrogenase 1Ab, NAD (soluble); the encoded protein is MAEPIKVLVTGAAGQIAYSLLFGIAKGDVFGKDQPLILVMLDITPMLPVLDGVVMELQDCALPLLKEVISTDKEEVAFKDLDAAILVGSMPRRDGMERKDLLKANVAIFKSQGAALDKYAKKTVKVLVVGNPANTNCLIAAKSAPSIPKENFSCLTRLDHNRACSQVAMRCGITANCVKNVIIWGNHSSTQYPDVHHCKVNVQGKDVPAFDAVKDDAWLKGDFISTVQQRGAAVIKARKLSSAMSAAKAICDHMRDIWTGTPEGTFISMGVYSTGNSYGIPEDLIYSFPVTIKDKAWKFADGLAINDFSRAKMDATAAELVEERDTAVSFLGV